In Ostrea edulis chromosome 10, xbOstEdul1.1, whole genome shotgun sequence, one genomic interval encodes:
- the LOC125665716 gene encoding cytochrome P450 1A1-like isoform X1 has protein sequence MCTVPLISFFIITILSFWLLKRWRNRKTFPGPVGKPFVGVLFDFDLTTLHLKLYEWSQQHGNVFEFAVMGQRFIVLNCSDAAREIFLKEPNASIAAARPSTFFGKYLQENYEDVFFASPDSKWTKRRKLVHRLLHAYGEDLVNNEHQIKQNLVGLIKEIQNLHDQCFDPRSNVEEFILNGIENLMTGNCTGRDSEMHRIMKQFDHISNDLGNVGIDMLYSFFPFLRFLPLSYSQKIKEWFKLKQQFIGTLEKQAVHDAGKKGIYHSLKKITQEKDSHGQQWFTDVNVHCLLINVVTGGYLTTRGALLSLIQILAKRPELQRAMQDEIDSVTGTTREPALADRHQCHLVEAVTLETLRYISHGVITPHCTSQATEILGVPVGKNTPILLNFWTIHHNAEEWQEPFSFRPERFLDKDGSLLPSTDPVRKRMIVFGLGKRSCVGEAFARARMFLFVATVLQSFTITEPDDADLSDLLPREMETGHILQPKPYKVRFILREK, from the exons ATGTGTACTGTTCCTCTCATTTCCTTTTTCATCATAACCATCTTGTCATTTTGGCTTCTGAAAAGATGGCGAAACCGAAAGACTTTTCCTGGTCCGGTTGGCAAACCCTTTGTCGGAGTACTATTTGATTTTGACTTGACAACTTTACACTTAAAGTTATATGAATGGAGTCAACAACATGGAAATGTTTTCGAGTTTGCAGTAATGGGACAGCGATTTATTGTCCTGAATTGTTCGGATGCTGCTCGAGAAATTTTTCTTAAGGAGCCTAACGCGTCGATCGCAGCTGCTCGTCCAAGTACGTTCTTTGGAAAGTACTTGCAAGAAAATTACGAGGATGTCTTTTTTGCGTCTCCCGATTCGAAATGGACCAAAAGAAGAAAGTTAGTGCATCGGTTGCTTCATGCCTATGGCGAGGATCTCGTGAACAACGAACATCAGATCAAACAAAACCTGGTCGGATTGATCAAGgaaattcagaatctgcatGACCAATGCTTTGACCCAAGAAGCAATGTAGAAGAGTTCATCTTAAATGGGATTGAGAATCTG ATGACTGGAAATTGCACAGGTAGAGACAGCGAGATGCACAGAATTATGAAACAGTTTGATCATATCAGCAATGACCTAGGGAACGTCGGAATCGATATGCTATATTCCTTTTTCCCTTTTCTGCGATTTTTGCCACTCAGCTATTCCCAAAAAATCAAAGAGTGGTTTAAATTGAAACAGCAATTTATAGGAACCCTTGAGAAACAAGCG GTACATGATGCCGGAAAGAAAGGGATTTATCATTCCTTGAAGAAAATTACCCAAGAAAAAGATAGCCATGGCCAGCAGTGGTTCACTGATGTCAATGTCCATTGTCTTCTTATAAACGTTGTCACAGGAG GTTACCTGACAACAAGAGGAGCACTGCTATCCCTGATCCAAATTCTTGCCAAACGACCTGAACTCCAGAGGGCAATGCAAGATGAAATTGACAGCGTTACTGGAACAACCAGAGAACCTGCTTTGGCAGACAGACATCAATGTCATCTGGTGGAGGCTGTTACTTTGGAGACCCTACGATACATATCCCATGGAGTTATCACCCCTCACTGCACATCCCAGGCCACAGAAATATTGGGTGTTCCTGTCGGCAAAAATACCCCG ATTCTCCTCAACTTCTGGACGATACATCACAACGCAGAAGAATGGCAGGAACCTTTTTCATTTAGACCAGAGCGGTTTTTAGACAAGGACGGTAGTCTATTGCCTTCAACTGATCCTGTTAGGAAAAG AATGATTGTATTTGGATTAGGGAAGCGCAGCTGCGTTGGAGAAGCATTCGCCAGGGCCCGGATGTTTCTGTTCGTGGCTACTGTTCTTCAGAGTTTCACCATCACGGAACCTGATGACGCTGACCTTTCGGACCTTTTGCCAAGAGAGATGGAAACTGGTCATATCTTACAACCCAAACCTTACAAAGTTCGATTCATACTGAGAGAAAAGTAA
- the LOC125665716 gene encoding steroid 17-alpha-hydroxylase/17,20 lyase-like isoform X2: MQLNFVIFKHVLNRRFLFCMTGNCTGRDSEMHRIMKQFDHISNDLGNVGIDMLYSFFPFLRFLPLSYSQKIKEWFKLKQQFIGTLEKQAVHDAGKKGIYHSLKKITQEKDSHGQQWFTDVNVHCLLINVVTGGYLTTRGALLSLIQILAKRPELQRAMQDEIDSVTGTTREPALADRHQCHLVEAVTLETLRYISHGVITPHCTSQATEILGVPVGKNTPILLNFWTIHHNAEEWQEPFSFRPERFLDKDGSLLPSTDPVRKRMIVFGLGKRSCVGEAFARARMFLFVATVLQSFTITEPDDADLSDLLPREMETGHILQPKPYKVRFILREK, translated from the exons atgcagttgaactttgtcatttttaagcatgtcttgaatagacGGTTCCTATTTTGT ATGACTGGAAATTGCACAGGTAGAGACAGCGAGATGCACAGAATTATGAAACAGTTTGATCATATCAGCAATGACCTAGGGAACGTCGGAATCGATATGCTATATTCCTTTTTCCCTTTTCTGCGATTTTTGCCACTCAGCTATTCCCAAAAAATCAAAGAGTGGTTTAAATTGAAACAGCAATTTATAGGAACCCTTGAGAAACAAGCG GTACATGATGCCGGAAAGAAAGGGATTTATCATTCCTTGAAGAAAATTACCCAAGAAAAAGATAGCCATGGCCAGCAGTGGTTCACTGATGTCAATGTCCATTGTCTTCTTATAAACGTTGTCACAGGAG GTTACCTGACAACAAGAGGAGCACTGCTATCCCTGATCCAAATTCTTGCCAAACGACCTGAACTCCAGAGGGCAATGCAAGATGAAATTGACAGCGTTACTGGAACAACCAGAGAACCTGCTTTGGCAGACAGACATCAATGTCATCTGGTGGAGGCTGTTACTTTGGAGACCCTACGATACATATCCCATGGAGTTATCACCCCTCACTGCACATCCCAGGCCACAGAAATATTGGGTGTTCCTGTCGGCAAAAATACCCCG ATTCTCCTCAACTTCTGGACGATACATCACAACGCAGAAGAATGGCAGGAACCTTTTTCATTTAGACCAGAGCGGTTTTTAGACAAGGACGGTAGTCTATTGCCTTCAACTGATCCTGTTAGGAAAAG AATGATTGTATTTGGATTAGGGAAGCGCAGCTGCGTTGGAGAAGCATTCGCCAGGGCCCGGATGTTTCTGTTCGTGGCTACTGTTCTTCAGAGTTTCACCATCACGGAACCTGATGACGCTGACCTTTCGGACCTTTTGCCAAGAGAGATGGAAACTGGTCATATCTTACAACCCAAACCTTACAAAGTTCGATTCATACTGAGAGAAAAGTAA